A genomic stretch from Procambarus clarkii isolate CNS0578487 chromosome 14, FALCON_Pclarkii_2.0, whole genome shotgun sequence includes:
- the LOC138364754 gene encoding mRNA decay activator protein ZFP36L3-like, whose protein sequence is MVTGVIVALMVAGVIVALMVAGVVVALMAAGVIVALMAAGVIVALMAAGVIVAMMAAGVIVALMAAGVVVALMAAGVVVDLMVAGVVVALMAAGVVVAMIVAGVVVALMAAGVVVALMVAGVVMGLMAAGVVVALMAAVVVVALMGAGVVVALMAAGVVVDLMVAGVVVELTVAGVVVALMGAGVIVILMAAGVVVALMAAGVVVALMAAGVVVDLMVAGVVVALMVAGVVMGLMAADMVVALMAAGVVVALMAAGVVVALMAAGVIVAMMAAGVVVALMAAGVVVALMAAGVVVALMAAGVVVALMAAGVIVALMVAGVVVALMAAGVIVALMAAGVIVAMMAAGVIVALMAAGVIVAMMAAGVIVALMAAGVIVALMAAGVIVALMAAGVIVALMAAGVIVAMMAAGVIVAMMAAGVIVALMAAGVIVALMAAGVIVAMMAAGVIVALMAAGVIVAMMAAGVIVAMMAAGVIVAMIYFM, encoded by the coding sequence ATGGTAACAGGTGTGatcgtggctctgatggtagcaggtgtgatcgtggctctgatggtagcaggtgtggtcGTGGCTCTCATGGCAGCAGGTGTGATCGTGGCTCTGATGGCAGCAGGTGTGATCGTGGCTCTGATGGCAGCAGGTGTGATCGTGGCTATGATGGCAGCAGGTGTGATCGTGGCTCTGATGGCAGCAGGTGTGGTCGTAGCTCTGATGGCAGCAGGtgtggttgtggatctgatggtagcaggtgtggttgtggctctgatggctgCAGGTGTGGTCGTGGCTATGATAGTAGCAGGTGTGGTCGTAGCTCTGATGGCAGCAGGTGTGGTTGTGGcactgatggtagcaggtgtggtcATGGGTCTGATGGCAGCAGGTGTGGTCGTAGCTCTGATGGCAGCAGTTGTGGTCGTTGCTCTGATGGGAGCaggtgtggttgtggctctgatggcagcaggtgtggttgtggatctgatggtagcaggtgtggttgTGGAACTGACGGTAGCAGGTGTGGTCGTAGCTCTGATGGGAGCAGGTGTGATCGTGATTCTGATGGCAGCaggtgtggttgtggctctgatggcagCAGGTGTGGTCGTTGCTCTGATGGCAGCAGGtgtggttgtggatctgatggtagcaggtgtggttgtggctctgatggtagcaggtgtggtcATGGGTCTGATGGCAGCAGATATGGTCGTAGCTCTAATGGCAGCAGGTGTGGTCGTTGCTCTCATGGCAGCAGGTGTGGTCGTTGCTCTGATGGCAGCAGGTGTAATCGTGGCTATGATGGCAGCAGGTGTGGTCGTAGCTCTGATGGCAGCAGGTGTGGTCGTGGCTCTGATGGCTGCAGGTGTGGTCGTGGCTCTGATGGCTGCAGGTGTGGTCGTGGCTCTCATGGCAGCAGGTGTGatcgtggctctgatggtagcaggtgtggtcGTAGCTCTGATGGCAGCAGGTGTGATCGTGGCTCTGATGGCAGCAGGTGTGATCGTGGCTATGATGGCAGCAGGTGTGATCGTGGCTCTGATGGCAGCAGGTGTGATCGTGGCTATGATGGCAGCAGGTGTGATCGTGGCTCTGATGGCAGCAGGTGTGATCGTGGCTCTGATGGCAGCAGGTGTGATCGTAGCTCTGATGGCAGCAGGTGTGATCGTGGCTCTGATGGCAGCAGGTGTGATCGTGGCTATGATGGCAGCAGGTGTGATCGTGGCTATGATGGCAGCAGGTGTGATCGTGGCTCTGATGGCAGCAGGTGTGATCGTGGCTCTGATGGCAGCAGGTGTGATCGTGGCTATGATGGCAGCAGGTGTGATCGTGGCTCTGATGGCAGCAGGTGTGATCGTGGCTATGATGGCAGCAGGTGTGATCGTGGCTATGATGGCAGCAGGTGTGATTGTGGCTATGATATACTTTATGTAA